Proteins encoded in a region of the Populus nigra chromosome 3, ddPopNigr1.1, whole genome shotgun sequence genome:
- the LOC133688011 gene encoding WD repeat-containing protein VIP3: MKLAGLKSIENAHDESVWAATWIPATETRPALLMTGSLDETVKLWKPDELTLERTNTGHCLGVVSVAAHPSGSIAASASLDSFVRVFDVDSNTSIATLEAPPSEVWQMKFDPKGTTLAVAGGGSASVQLWDTEKWKLIATLSIPRQEGPKPTDKNSSKKFVLSVAWSPDGKRVACGSMDGTISVFDVARAKFLHHLEGHFMPVRSLVYSPADPRVLFSASDDAHVHMYDAEGKSMIAALSGHASWVLSVDASPDGAAIATGSSDKTVRLWDLSMRAAVQTMSNHVDQVWGVTFRPPGGPSPRAGRLASVSDDKSLSLYDYS; the protein is encoded by the exons ATGAAACTAGCAGGTCTAAAATCAATAGAGAATGCTCACGACGAGTCGGTATGGGCAGCCACATGGATCCCGGCCACCGAGACCCGTCCCGCTCTTCTAATGACTGGCTCCCTCGACGAGACAGTGAAGCTTTGGAAGCCTGACGAGCTCACCCTGGAGCGCACCAACACTGGTCACTGCCTCGGCGTCGTTTCGGTTGCAGCGCATCCTTCCGGGTCCATCGCCGCGTCGGCATCTCTCGATAGCTTCGTTCGAGTGTTCGATGTGGACTCCAACACAAGCATTGCTACTCTTGAAGCTCCTCCTTCTGAAGTTTGGCAAATGAAGTTCGATCCCAAg GGTACCACTCTAGCAGTTGCTGGTGGTGGTAGTGCATCAGTCCAGCTTTGGGATACAGAAAAATGGAAGTTGATTGCTACCCTGTCGATTCCCCGTCAAGAAGGACCCAAGCCCACCGATAAGAATAGCAGCAAAAAGTTTGTACTATCAGTGGCATGGAGTCCTGATGGAAAACGGGTTGCTTGTGGCTCCATGGATGGCactatttctgtttttgatGTGGCTCGAGCCAAATTCTTACACCATCTAGAAGGCCACTTCATGCCTGTGCGGTCTCTTGTGTATTCCCCTGCTGATCCACGGGTGCTCTTTTCTGCATCGGATGATGCCCATGTGCACATGTATGATGCTGAGGGGAAGAGCATGATAGCAGCCTTGTCAGGTCATGCAAGCTGGGTATTAAGTGTTGATGCAAGCCCGGATGGAGCAGCTATCGCAACAGGCTCAAGTGACAAAACTGTAAGGCTATGGGATCTCAGCATGCGGGCTGCTGTGCAGACAATGAGCAACCATGTAGATCAAGTTTGGGGAGTGACATTTCGACCACCAGGTGGTCCTAGTCCCCGTGCAGGCCGGCTTGCAAGTGTGTCAGATGACAAAAGCTTATCACTTTATGATTATTCCTGA